A stretch of Bos mutus isolate GX-2022 chromosome 8, NWIPB_WYAK_1.1, whole genome shotgun sequence DNA encodes these proteins:
- the LOC102278376 gene encoding olfactory receptor 13C3 translates to MDKINQTFLLEFLLLGLSEYPKIEIVYFVVILSMYLVVLIGNGVLITASIFDSHLHSPMYFFLGNLSFLDICYTSSSVPSTLVSLISKKRNISFSGCAVQMFFGFAMGSTECLLLGMMAFDRYVAICNPLRYPVIMSKVVYILMASVSWLSGGINSIVQTSLAMRLPFCENNVINHFTCEILAVLKLACTDISLNIITMMVSNMAFPLLVIFFSYMFILYTILRMNSATGRHKAFSTCSAHLTVVIIFYGTILFMYAKPKSQELHGENKLQASDKLISLFYGVVTPMLNPIIYSLRNKDVKAAVKYLLNQKPIQ, encoded by the coding sequence ATGGATAAAATTAACCAGACATTTTTGCTAGAATTTCTTCTTCTGGGTCTTTCTGAATACCCAAAGATTGAGATTGTTTACTTTGTTGTAATTCTAAGTATGTATCTAGTTGTTCTAATTGGCAACGGTGTTCTGATCACAGCAAGCATCTTTGATTCCCATCTTCActcccccatgtacttcttcctgggAAACCTCTCTTTTCTGGATATCTGCTATACATCTTCCTCTGTTCCTTCAACTTTGGTGAGCTTAATCTCAAAGAAAAGgaacatttccttctctggatgtGCAGTGCAGATGTTTTTTGGATTTGCGATGGGTTCAACAGAGTGTTTGCTCCTTGGCATGATGGCttttgaccgctatgtggccatctgtaacCCTCTGAGATACCCTGTCATCATGAGCAAGGTGGTGTATATCCTGATGGCTTCTGTTTCATGGCTGTCTGGCGGAATCAACTCAATTGTACAAACATCTCTTGCCATGCGATTGCCTTTCTGTGAGAATAATGTAATCAATCATTTCACATGTGAAATATTAGCTGTTCTCAAGCTAGCTTGTACTGATATATCTCTCAATATTATCACCATGATGGTATCAAATATGGCATTTCCACTGCTGGTCATATTTTTCTCCTACATGTTCATCCTCTATACCATCTTGAGAATGAACTCAGCTACAGGGAGACATAAGGCCTTTTCTACCTGCTCAGCACATCTGACTGTGGTAATTATATTTTATGGTACCATCTTATTTATGTATGCCAAACCTAAGTCTCAAGAACTGCATGGAGAAAACAAGTTGCAAGCTTCTGACAAGCTCATTTCCCTGTTTTATGGTGTAGTGACTCCCATGCTAAATCCTATAATCTACAGCTTGAGGAATAAGGATGTAAAAGCTGCTGTAAAATATTTGCTAAACCAAAAACCTATCCAATAA